The Maniola hyperantus chromosome 19, iAphHyp1.2, whole genome shotgun sequence genome has a window encoding:
- the LOC117991444 gene encoding uncharacterized protein yields MRLPLGKFSLDRCDLPTMLDNVAVILRMVTVGDKIKHWVIRYRRVTDHLLPAVPSVLPSLLPPVPPEEPVTAVPGCAPTTLPHVSDRFDWSRCALLRPLLTINIDKRYTKRIPLIYYFIVFVAAAGYIYVYIFSMFWFVFIRCRETGDFAAAAVVFSLGTNSETCATKLLFMVINKDTVQGIVQRYLECDSNVVPGSRFSKNLRTKLRDVKKRVIIAWSSLILIGLAYVLRPFVLPGRHFTEDLYVIYGLEPMIETPNYEIASTFMTITICTGVYTLAGVTAFILVIIGYIEAQILALSDEMLTLWEDAEKHYENYIETNNINSSNNRVEGDSNINGVDHKTQTINTYINNRLKKIITFHITDINLLNDFEAVFRVTMAIEFGLIVVGIVSELLGGIENTYIELPYTFLQIYMDCYIGQKVIDASNIFEKAVYNCNWENFDKANMKIVLTMLQSSQKSLKLTAGGLAILDYVCLMAVIKSTYSFYTTLHSTIN; encoded by the exons ATGAGGCTGCCTCTCGGCAAGTTCTCTCTAGATCGCTGTGATCTGCCCACGATGCTGGATAATGTTGCTGTAATACTACGAATGGTGACTGTAGgcgataaaataaaacactgGGTTATTCGATAC AGGCGAGTAACTGATCATCTGCTGCCAGCTGTGCCGTCTGTGCTGCCGTCGCTGCTGCCGCCAGTTCCGCCTGAGGAACCTGTGACGGCTGTGCCTGGCTGTGCTCCAACCACTCTTCCACATGTGAGCGACCGCTTCGACTGGAGCCGCTGCGCGCTTTTACGTCCGCTTC TGACGATCAATATCGACAAACGTTACACTAAAC gcattccCTTGATCTATTACTTCATAGTGTTTGTTGCCGCCGCTGGTTATATCTACGTGTACATATTCTCGATGTTCTGGTTTGTATTTATCCGATGTAGAGAGACAGGGGACTTCGCAGCTGCAGCTGTAGTGTTCTCTCTGGGCACCAATAGCGAAACCTGTGCCACCAAGTTATTGTTCATGGTCATTAACAa AGATACGGTGCAAGGGATAGTACAGAGATATTTAGAATGTGACTCTAACGTAGTGCCAGGTTCACGATTTTCCAAGAACCTGCGTACAAAATTACGTGACGTAAAGAAGAGAGTCATTATTGCATGGTCTAGCCTCATATTGATAGGTTTGGCGTATGTTTTACGTCCATTCGTTTTGCCTGGACGACATTTTACAGAGGATTTGTACGTAATATACG gtCTAGAACCAATGATAGAAACTCCAAATTACGAAATAGCATCAACATTCATGACAATAACCATATGCACAGGTGTTTATACTTTAGCTGGAGTCACTGCCTTCATTTTAGTTATCATCGGCTACATTGAAGCTCAAATACTAGCACTGAGCGATGAAATGCTAACTCTTTGGGAAGATGCTGAAAAACATTATGAAAACTACATTGAAACAAATAATATCAATAGCTCAAATAATCGTGTAGAGGGGGATTCTAACATCAATGGTGTTGACCATAAAACGCAAACTATCAATACATACATCAACAACCGACTGAAGAAAATAATAACTTTTCATATAACAGATATAAATCTCTTAAACGATTTCGAAGCCGTTTTCAGAGTAACAATGGCTATTGAATTCGGTCTCATAGTTGTAGGTATCGTATCAGAGCTTCTTGGGGGTATAGAAAACACTTATATAGAACTCCCATATACGTTTCTGCAAATATATATGGATTGCTATATAGGACAGAAAGTAATAGATGCCAGCAATATATTTGAAAAAGCAGTTTACAATTGTAATTGGGAAAACTTTGACAAAGCAAACATGAAAATTGTCCTAACCATGCTGCAAAGTTCTCAGAAATCGCTGAAGCTAACAGCAGGTGGATTAGCAATACTAGATTATGTTTGTCTAATGGCAGTGATCAAATCTACTTACTCATTTTATACTACTCTACACTCtactattaattaa
- the LOC117991442 gene encoding odorant receptor 30a-like, which produces MFWLVFFRYTIPENFIAMTVAISLTTCSVTSVTKILFMKYNVNHIQEIVENFLTFDAQIVQKTRFAINLRKNLRLVKKRALFIWVFLLSNCAIYMMIPFLRPGRHFTQDLYIIYGLEPMVESPNYEIASTLTTIGITYGVCVMVNVAVYVIVILGYNEAQFYAISEELKNLWDDSQNFYKKIKHQIQYNKIYAINIREKIVNEYIRIRLKTLIHYHVTNVNLFKEMSCQLSDILAIEYSIMVIAIIAELLGGLENTYLQVPYTLVQISMDCLSGQRLIDACHELENSLYSCEWENFNVSNQKTILLMLLISQKTLMLSAGGMTNLNFSCLMIILKSSYSAYTTLKSSIQN; this is translated from the exons ATGTTTTGGTTAGTGTTCTTCCGCTATACGATACCTGAGAACTTCATTGCGATGACTGTGGCCATATCACTCACCACTTGCAGTGTCACTTCAGTTACCAAAATTCTTTTTATGAAGTATAACGT AAACCACATACAAGAGATTGTTgaaaattttttaacatttgaTGCACAAATTGTGCAAAAAACTAGATTTGCAATAAACTTACGAAAAAATTTACGATTGGTCAAGAAACGAGCTCTTTTTATATGGGTTTTTCTATTATCAAACTGTGCAATATATATGATGATTCCCTTTTTAAGACCTGGCCGACATTTTACACAGGATTTATACATCATCTATG GTTTAGAGCCAATGGTGGAATCGCCGAACTATGAAATAGCAAGTACCTTGACAACAATAGGTATAACATATGGAGTATGCGTAATGGTAAATGTAGCCGTGTACGTTATAGTAATCCTCGGTTACAATGAAGCACAATTCTATGCAATAAGTGAAGAGTTAAAAAACCTTTGGGATGATAGTCAAAATTTCTACAAGAAAATAAAGCACCagatacaatataataaaatatacgcCATAAACATAAGAGAAAAAATTGTAAACGAATACATACGAATTCGTCTGAAAACACTAATACATTATCACGTTACAAATGTTAATCTTTTCAAAGAAATGAGTTGCCAATTAAGTGATATACTCGCTATTGAATACAGCATAATGGTTATTGCTATAATAGCTGAACTACTCGGAGGATTAGAAAACACATATCTACAAGTGCCGTATACCCTCGTTCAAATATCTATGGACTGTCTTTCTGGACAACGGTTAATAGACGCTTGCCATGAACTTGAAAATTCCTTGTACAGTTGTGAATGGGAAAATTTCAATGTGTCCAATCAAAAAACCATTTTATTGATGCTCTTGATTTCGCAAAAGACTCTTATGCTGTCAGCTGGTGGAATGACGAATTTGAATTTTAGTTGCTTAATGATAATATTGAAGTCTTCATATTCAGCTTACACTACTTTGAAATCTAGCATTCAGAATTAA